One Companilactobacillus farciminis KCTC 3681 = DSM 20184 genomic window, ATGTTGGCTCCAGCGATGGCTGCTTTAGCCGGGATTGGAATCTATACAATGATCAAGCAATGGAGAGAAAAATCACTCTGGTCTATGCTTTTGCCGATTTCAATTCTAACGACAAGTATTTTACAAGCTTGGTACTTGAATGACTACTATCCAACTTTGAGCTGGATCTTATTGATTGCTGGGATCATCATTTCAATTCCATTATTCGTTTTACCTTGGATTGCAATCAAGTTGAAGAATAAACGAGTTTGGCCAATTACAGCTTTAATAATTGTTATGTTAGCTCCAACTTGGTGGTCATTGACCCCAACCTTAGCTGGTTCTAGTGACGGAATTCCAAGTGCTGGACCATCATTGCTTTCTTCAGTAGGCGGTGGTGGCGGCATGGGTAATTCTCAAGTCGATACAACGCTTTTGAAGTATTTACAAAAACATCAAGGTAACGCTGAGTACTTATTTGCTACTGATGACTCAAGTACTGCTGCTCCATACATTATTAAAACTGGTGAAGCAGTCATGGCTATGGGTGGCTTTAACGGAACTGATAAAGCTATCACCTTGAAACAATTTAAGAAATTAGTCAAAGAAGGCAAGGTCAAATATTACTATTCTGGTGGCAAGACTGGCGGTTCCAATAATCAAATTGTAAATTGGATCAAGAAACACGCCAAAAAGGTCACTTTAAGCAGTAGTAATATCCAAACTAATAATTCTAGTTCGGTGACAGTTGTTTCAAAGACTAAATCTAATGGTCAAATGTCAGGTGGTTCAACAAATCCACCATCAAATCCTAGTTCTTCAAGTAACACTGGCAGTGCTCCAGGAGGCAATGCGCCAAGTGGAGGACCAAATGGCAATTTGCAAAAGCCAACTGGTAAGAAGAAATTGACTAAGAAACAATTGAAGAAAATGAAGAAATCTATGAAGAATGGTCAACCTGGACAAGGACAAAACTCAGGTCAAGGTGGACCCGGACAATCAGGAACGCTTTATGATTTATCAAGTATTTATAAATAATCAATGAAAGGAATGTTCTCATGAAAAATCAATTGATCTCAATCGTTTTACCGGTTTTCAATGAAGAAGCTGGTATTCAGGCTACGATTGATACGTTATTAAATTATATTGAACAGCAAGAAGAAAATTATGAACTGATTTTTGTTGATGATGGTTCAAAAGATAAATCAGTAGAAATTATCAAACGAGCTTTGGCTCAAAATGATCACATCAAACTAGTTGAGTTCTCACGTAATTTTGGACACCAATTGGCTATTACGGCCGGTTTGGAATACACCAAAGGGGATGCAGTCGTGGTTATGGATGCTGATTTGCAAGATCCACCTGAAGTGATTCCCCAGATGATAAAAAAATGGCGCGAAGGTTATCAGATAGTTTATGGTAAAAGAATGCAAAGAGATGGCGAAACGATTTTTAAAAAGTTCACCGCCAAAATGTTTTACCGAACTTTCCAAAAATTAGCAACAATCAACATGCCTTTGGATACAGGTGATTTTCGTTTAATGGATCGACGTGCCGTCCAACAGTTACTAAAATTGCATGAAAAAGATCCTTTTGTTCGTGGACAAGTGACATGGATTGGTTTCAAACAAACGAGTGTTTTGTATCATCGTCAAGAACGAATTGCCGGTGAAACGAAATATCCTTTGTCAAAAATGATTAAATTAGCAGTTGATGGGATCACATCGTTTTCCATGAAACCATTGCACTTCGTTAATTTATTTTCAGTTGTGCCCTTGACCAGTGGAGTATTCTCATTGGGATATCTAATTGCGACAAGTAATTACAGCTTTGCATCAATTGGTATAACAGTGTTATTATTCACCTTGGGTCTATTGATGCTATCAATTGGTATACTCGGTAGTTATTTAGGCAGAGTCTTGGATCAAGTAAATAATCGTCCACGATTTATTGTTAGCAAGACTGAAGGATTTGAAGAGAGAAATAAAGGAATTCATCATTTTTCGGCTCGACAAATTAATAATTAAATAAAAATAGAAATAGTCTTTTATACCTTAAAAGCTTTCATGCTTTTTAATTCCCAATTTATGTGTTACAGTAATGTTAAATTTGATAGTTATTAAGTTGTTTGATGGACAACGATTCTTATCAAATTGAACATGAACTATCCCATTCATAAAAAAGAAGCTAACGAACACCCAGTCGTCAGCTTCTTTTTTTTATGGATTAATAAATTAATATACATCACCATTGTAAATTGAATTTTTAACAATTACATAATCAACTTTGCGTAGGGAACTTAAGTCTTTTCCTCCCGCATAAGAGATCGATGATTGTAAGTCTTGTTTCATTTCAGTTAAGGTGTCCATGATCTCGCCCTTGTAAGGTACGAGCATTCTTTTACCCTCAACGTTTTTGTATTCGCCTTTTTGGTATTGAGATGCGGAACCAAAGTAAGCTTTATATTTTTGACCATCTTTTTCGATGATCTTACCAGGGGATTCTTTGTGCCCAGCAAGTAAGGAACCGATCATGACCATATCGGCACCGAAACGAACTGATTTGGCAATATCACCGTCGTTTCTAACGCCACCGTCAGCGATAATAGGTTTGCTAGCAGCTTTGGCACAAAGTCTTAGAGCAGCTAATTGCCAACCACCAGTACCAAAACCGGTTTTTAATTTAGTGATGCAGACCTTGCCTGGTCCAATTCCGACTTTAGTAGCATCGGCACCAGCATTTTCCAATTCACGGACGGCTTCAGGAGTACCAACGTTACCGGCGATAAGGAAAGTGTCTGGTAATTTGTTTTTGATGTATTTGATCATATCGATGACGCGGTCACTGTGTCCGTGGGCAACGTCGATCGTAATGTAATCAGGCTTTAAGTGTTCGGAAACTACTTGGTCAATGAAGGTATATTCGTCTTTTTTAATACCAACACTGATAGAAGTAAATAAGTCTTTTTGGTTCATCGTTTTGATGAAGTCTATTCTAGTTTCAGGTTCGAAACGGTGCATAACGTAGAAGTAACCATTGGTAGCTAACTTTTCGGCGAGATTTTCATCAATGATCGTTTGCATGTTAGCAGGGACTACCGGAATTTTAAATGTTTTCGGACCAAATTTGATAGTGGTATCGCATTCAGAACGGCTGTCGACGATACATTTATTCGGAATTAGTTGAATATCTTCGTAATCAAAAACTTGCATTTATTATCCACTCCATTAATAACGAACAATTATTATTTTTATATTCCATTTCGTTCGTATCTATAATTTAACTGGAAAATCGAAAGAAGTCAATCGAAATCTGTTAATAAAGTTATTTATTGTGATAGAATTTTCGTATATGATTATTTTGTTATTTAATATTGGAATTTATTGAAAATTTAAATGAAAATATTTGACACTGATAAACGTAATTGGTAGTATCATCATATTGTTAATGAAACGCTATGATGATGGCGTTTATTGGCGACCTTCAAAAAATCGGTATATACAATAGGAGTGGTTAAAAGTGCAACAGTATACTGCAGAAGATATTACAAAAATGGTAAAAGATGAAAACGTTGAGTTTATTTGTCTGATGTTTACAGATATCAACGGAATCATCAAGAACGTTGAAGTTCCAGTATCACAATTGGATAAAGTTTTAGCAAATAAGATTACTTTCGACGGTTCATCAATCGATGGTTTTACTCGTATTGAAGAAAGTGACATGCTTTTGCATCCCGATTTATCAACTTGGTTGATTTTCCCATGGGGAGAAGAACACGGTAAGGTAGCTCGTTTGATCTGTGATATTTACAAGACCGATGGAACACCTTTTGAAGGAGATCCACGTGTTAACTTAAAACGTATCATCAAAAAGATGCATGATATGGGTTACACTCATTTCAATATTGGACCAGAGCCAGAATTCTTCTTGTTCAATACAGATGAACATGGCAATCCAACTTTGCATCTAAACGATGATGGTAGTTATTTCGACTTCTCACCAGTTGATTTGGGTGTGAATGTTCGTAAGGATATTGTTTTAGGATTAGAAAAGATGGGCTTTGAAGTTGAAGCTAGTCACCACGAAGTTGCACCGGGCCAACAAGAAATCGACTTCAAGTATCAAGATGCTATTTCTGCCGCCGACAGTATCGAAACTTTCAAATTGGTAGTTAAAACAATCGCTAAAGAACACGGCTTGTATGCAACCTTCATGCCAAAACCTGTTCAAGGTATCAATGGTTCAGGTATGCATATCAATATGTCACTATTTAATGGTGATGATAATATCTTTGACGATGCCAATGATATGCTTTCACCAACTGCTAAGAAATTTATGAGTGGTTTATTGAAACATGCACGTGCATTAACAGCTGTCAATAATCCAACTGTTAACTCATACAAACGTTTGGTTCCTGGCTATGAAGCACCAACTTACATTGCTTGGTCAAGTAAGAACCGTTCACCATTGATTCGAGTACCAGCAGCTAAAGGTAAGTCAAAACGTATCGAAATGAGAAGTGTGGATCCTACAACTAATCCATACCTCGCTATTGCATGTATCCTCGATGCAGGTCTTGACGGTATTGCTAGTGGCTACGATCTAATGCCAGAAGTAAAAGATAATATTTATGAAATGTCAGAAGAAAAACGTCGTGAGGAAGGTATCGTTGATTTGCCATCAACTTTGCACAACTCCTTGAAAGCACTTCGCAAAGATGAATACGTTCAACAATCACTAGGCAAGGGACTAAGTAATAGTTTCTTCGCTGCTAAGAATGCTGAATGGGCAAGATATCAACAAACTGTTTCCCAATGGGAAAGAGATACTTACATGTCTCAATATTAAAAATTAGAAGCTTGATCGAAAGGTCGAGCTTTTTTTGATGCAATCGTGTGAAATCGCCTTCAAAAGCCTATTGATTCAATGTTTAACTAAATATTTTTATATAGGCTAATCACTGGTATTTGCCAAAATTTAATGTTAAGATTTGGCGTAATCAAAATTCTGATTACTGCTTTCCCCCCAGAGAGCATAAAGACCTCAACCAACTTTGGCTGAGGTCTTTTTTTTAAAATTTAATCTCTAGTAATACTTAAAATAGCGGTTGTCTTTAAAGAATTCTTGTTATCTTTGCCAATCGTGATCCAATCAGCAGCGCTGATCAAACCTTCAAGTTTGTTTTCTTCATCCTGTTCAGAAACTTTGCCATCTTCGAAGTTACCCTTAAAGATGCAATCCAAGTAATAATGGTCATCGTTACTTGCCATTAATGATGATTGATATTTCCATGCAATAATATACGTATCTTCAGTAATTTCAATGCTAGTACCGTCTACCAAATTTATCTTAATAGCCATGATACCGCCTCCCTTAGCTTTTATTATAGCAAAAGTAAGGCCTTACAAATCATTTTTTAAGGAGATGACCCGTGAAAAAATTTTCATTATTAATTATTTTATTGATAGGAATGACTATCGTCGGATGTGCCAATTCTGTTTCGAATAAACAAAGCGATTTAATGCCAAGAAATAATTATGGTCACTATGAGACTAAAGAGAAAAAACTAAAGAAATTTGTTTCACAAAAAATGGTAACTACGCAAGGTATTTTAACCAATTATCAAAAACAAGGCTTCCAAAACAAGGCTGCAACAGGTCACGAATTATTGTCCGAGTCATCGGGCTTATGGTTGGAATATTTGGCTTACACGAAGCAATATGGCCAATTTAAACGATTCTATCAGGTCACTAAGGACACTTTTGACCAAAAAGTCCAGTTCAGCTATCGTTATATTCCTGAGACTGATAAAAAATATAACGTCAACGCCACTTTGGATGATTTGAGAATCATTAAAGCTTTGCAGATTTTTTCAGAAAAAACTGGCAATCAGGAGTATCGAAAAGAAGCTCAAGCTAGATTTGATAGATTGAAAAAAAATACTATTGATGGTGCCAAAGTTGCTGATTTTTATGATGTGGAATCTAAAACAGCCAGTTCAAATAGTTCCTTAGCGTATTATGATTTGCCGACATTAAAATACTTCGAAGATAAGGGAATTTACCAAAAACAATTATCGCTTGTGGAAAAAGGCTATTTAAATGATGCGTTGCCTCTATATGCTAGTAGTTTTAACTGGCAAAATAAGGAGTATTCACAAAAGGATCTTAATACTTCTGAAGCGTTGATAACTTTATTGCATTTATCGCAAGTAAAGGCTATTAAAAACGAGTCTTTAGATTGGTTACAAAAGCGAGTTGAGACCAAGACCCTTTATAATGGTTACTCGATGACAGGGAAGGTGACTGATTACAATCAATCAGCGGCTAATTACGCAATCAGTGCGATGATTTTTTCAGAAGCTGGACAAAAAAAGATGTATCGATTAGCAATGAATACGATGTGGCAAAGCCAAGTGAATGATAAGGATTCAGCGATTTACGGTGGTATCGGTTTGGAAAAACAAGCTTCGGCCTATTCGTTCAATAATTTATTAGCTTTGTTGGCGACAAAATATTAAAACAAAAAGGACTTTGAATAAAAATATTCAAAGTCCTTTACTTTTAACGAGTTATGATAATTAAAAAAATCGCAAAAAAGATAACATCCAGAATGGCCGACCATTCGTACCATTTATCTGGCTTATTAAACTCTACTGTGTTATGCCCTCTTCTATGAGGGTACCACGACGGATATTCTTTTTTGGACATATTCTTCATTTTGCATCTTCTCCTTATTATCTAAATCCATTATATCGAGAATGCTTAAATTATGCCACCAAAAAACGAAATTGCAAGTTTTATTAAAAAGAAAGGGCTTGCATTTTAATAAATAAAGAATATAATTTCATTTATTATCCGTTGAGCAATATAAGAATAAATGATGGAGGTAGACAAATGAAATATCGTGTAATGCTAAATATTGACTCTCAATTGTTTACTGTTGAAGATAAAGATAAACATGTTTCTGCAGACGGTAAAACAATTGAAGAAGCTGTAAGTAAGCTTAAAACCGCTTAATATGGGGACGGTTTTTAAATCAATCAAAAAAAGTTAGGTCATCTATTTTTACTAGAATAGGTGGCCTAACTTTTTATATTGGAATTGATTGGGATTTATAAAAATCTTTGGTATTTTTTAATTCAAAATTGAAGTTGAATCGCTCCCAAAAATATCAGACAATGTAGAAATTAAATTAGGACCGAGTGTGAGGGAGTTTTTATGGATCAGAATTTAAAAATTCAAGCGGCCTTTTTAGAATTGCTGGAACATGAACCAATTGCAGAAATTACTATTTTTGAGATAGCTGATAAGTGTCAAATTGCCCGCAGAACTATTTTTGAAAAATATAGCGATAAATATCAAATTTTGCAGGCGATTGAAGATGATATCTTTTCACAATTGAGTAGTACTAAAAAGGACACCTATCGAGTTGATACACAAGAATTTGATGGGGATGATAGAATCTTGAAGATTCTTAAATTGGTGTATGAAAATAAAAAAGTGATAAGTCTCTTGTTGGGAGATTACGGCGATCCACGTTTTCATGAGCGTTTTATTACTTATTTGGCACAAAAGGGTCTCAAGGTAATTGAGAATTCTAGTGAATTTAATGATTTAGATCAGCGCCAAAAGGAGTTGTTGATACAATACATTTCGTCTGCCTTGGTTGGATTGATAGCGTATTGGGTCAAGCATCCAGAAATGACGGTCGAGGAACTGCATAGCTTTTTTGAAAAGTTATTTTTAAACGGCATTACTAGTTTGACGGCAAAATAAAAACCGCTAGTCAAAGGACTAACGGCTTAAAAGACTTATATAAAGCGAACTACGAGGACTATACCCTCAATGGTCAAAATGCCTTAATAGCAATAGGTACAAGGGCTACAGCCTGTTAAAATATATCCGTGACACACTCGTGACACACTTTAAAAATTAACGAATTTAGCTAGGTTGTTAACCGTATCTAATTGTGTTTTAGTAGAGATGTGCCAATAGACTTTCATTATCTGAGATGTATCAGAATGTCCAAGTTGAAGTTGAACAGCCTTGATACTTGATCCAGATTCAAGCATAAGCGAGCATGCTGTATGTCTGATTCCGTGGACGTTAATACGTTTCAACTCATCTTTATGAGTTTTATTGTATTCATCGATAATGAACTGTAGCCATTTGTTGATTTTAGTTAAGCTAAGTGATTTATTTTCTGTGTTGGGAAATAATAGCTGGTTAGGTTCAGTATCGATATTATATCCACGAGCAAGCATGTCTTTTCTTAGAAATGAAATCCAAGATTTAAGAATCTTCAAAGTTTGCTCATCAAGTCCAATGGTTCTAATTGAAGTCTTAGTTTTTGGCGTGTCAATGATTGGTACATTGTCAATGCCACGACTAACGGACTTATTGATTGATAAAGTCTTATTCTTAAAATCGATATCAGAAACTTGCAAGGCTAACAATTCACCTTTACGCATTCCGGTAAAGAAAAGTACGCGAAATGCTGCAATAGCTTTCTGGTTATGATCAGAATATGTCTTATAGAGTTGGTCAAAGAATTTAGCCGTTTCTTCTTTAGTCCAAAAATTTAAGGGCTTATCATCAATCTTAGCTTTCTTCCTTGGCATAACAATTAGATCCATTGGATTCTCGAAAATGATTCTTAACCGAACTGCTTCTTTAAATACCATGCTTGCGTAGTATTTAATCATCTTAAACGATGAGAACTTTAAAGACCACTGGTTAACCGCTTCCTGACACATAGGAGTGGTTATTTTTTTTATCTCATACTTTCCCAGAGAAGGGATGATATGGTGCTTAAAAAGCCCCTCAACACGATTTAGCGTGCTTTCCTTAACCGTGTTCTTGTACGAATCAAAAAAGTAGCCATAAACATCTTTATACCTTAGATTTTCATTACTAGAATATCCGTGATTATCAATTTCTGATAATTTAGCGTTAAGAAATTTTTGACATTCGGCTTTAGTTTTAAAGCCACGTTTAGTTGTTCTCTTAACTTTGTTAGTTAATGGGTCAATGCTACCAGGGTAGACACATCTCCACAATTCTTTACCTGATTTGATTTTATATTTTGTAATTGTTGCCATTTTTAATCCTCCAAATTTAGCGTGGGAGCATAAATTTTAGAGTTTAAACAGGCATCACCTCCTTAAATTTGATATTAAGTATACACAATCACTATGCTATACGTGATATAATATTATATAGGATATATTAGGAGGGCTATATGAATTTAACATCTCTAGTATCATCACTTATAGTTTCTGGTAGTTTAGGGTATTTAAATTTTGTTATTCTACTCAAACAAGGAACCATAAATTATTATAAAAATAATAACGACGAGAAGAAGATACTACTGGTCTTCTTTGGTGGAATGAACTATTTTTTGTATTTGTTAATAGGTAGTTTTAATTCAAATGTAAGACAAGGTGATTATTTAGCGATATCACTGAATATCTTATATGTGGCTTTAGTAAGTCTTTTAATTTCTTTTGCAATTGCCCCATGGATTGTTCGGCTTGCTAATTATATTATAAATAAAATTAGAGATAGAAAGGGTATCGGTGAAATAGACACCCTTTCAGCTAATGATTATTTCTTCCAGTCTAGTGAGGTTCAAAGAATTTATGTATTTAATTTAAAAAATGAATTAGTAACATGTGGATACTTGGAGTATTCTCCTAGTACAGATTTCTCAGAAAATAGTTTGGTATTGGTTCCTTTTGAAAATGAAGATTATGAAAAGAATTATGCTGAAGTAAAAAGGGATGCTAGAAAGTATAAATCGAGAGAGCTATTTAATGCCGACCTTGGACTAAAAATAATAGATTTGTATTAGTCCTTTTTCTTTGGATCATTGATACTTGGTTTATTTTTTACGTTATCTGGTACCTTGCTTTTGATACCAAAGTTAGCTCTTTTCTCCACATCGTCGTGGCGAGTATTCATATCTTTTCTTAATTTATTATTATCGCTCATAATAGAGTCCTTCTAGTCACGCTTAATTGCGTGGCTTTTTTAATTTTGGTAAAAATAAATAAGCCTACGGTGAGACTTAGTTTATTTTTTTAGTTACTTAACAATACGACCGTTCTTATTAACAAGCGCAACTGTATTTGCTTGATCAGTATCAATATCATAATCGATTGAAATTGTATCATTGCCTTTTAACTCACTGTGGAATTTGTCAGCAATTTCCTTGATACCCTCAGTAAATAATTGATCATCAGATTGTTCATCGTCTTTCAATTTGTCGATTACATCTTTATCAGTAATCTTAGCTATGATGTCCTGATGAGCAATCATGTTACCATCTTTATCCTTCTTGGATTGGTCATCAACTACTTCGGGTTCTACTTTTACAGTCGCAACTTTGCCGTCCTTATTAATTTCTTTGGATAGCTCACTTGCAATTTTCTTATTAGTAGAAGTAGCAACTTTCTTAGTTTGCTCGGTCTTAGTTTTTGAACTAGTAGAATCTTTGGTGCTATTTCCTCCACACGCTGTCATGAGTGTAGCTGATGCTAATAGTGTCATTCCAAGTGCTAGTTTTTTCATAATTTCCCCCATAAATATATATTTAATCAGTATAAGTATATCAGAAAGGATATACTAAATAGCCTTTAGTTTTGAATCTGATTCCGAATTAAACTCCTCAGTATAATCTGACAAAACATCTTGTAAGTAAAAGGTAGACATACAACCACATTGAGTACAGTATCTAGCATTACTTGGAAGAAGCATATTGCATCCATTTGGAGACTCTAAACACGCATATTTAATATCGTCGATATCATCAAATTCTGAAGTTACAGAGCAACCAGAACATTTATTAATCAAATAAGTTCCACATATTGGACATATTGGACCATTCGTAATTTCTTCATTACCACACACGGGACAAATAATTGCTTTTCCACCTTTATCGAGTCTGCAAGGTTTTTTATAATTCATTAAGTTATTCCTCCAACTTTTGCTCAAAAATAAGTAATTAATATATTGGGGATTTTGTTTAGTCCCACATATTGGACAAATGACAGTATCTTTAAGAAGTAAATAATTGCATGTTTTACACGTAGTCGTTTTTGCTAATCCGAAATTTAAAAGATCAAACTGATTTGTTAATTTTGTTTTGACTCCATGTAAGCCATATTGCTTACGTCTATTTAAATCGTC contains:
- a CDS encoding ImmA/IrrE family metallo-endopeptidase, translating into MTTYRDANYALAQKSAYDLLETLGISNLPISVKKVIRVFPNLHLQRYDQYAKSLQCSEQEVAKLLQSDDGALWYNADDNDYIIFYNAKIDSKERIRFTLAHELGHYILRHNEESNETIVSRYLLPEGKYRIYEREANYFAKRFLAPIPVIDGFLSYNNYRIDQFDIESIFNVSFSVSGHIIDDLNRRKQYGLHGVKTKLTNQFDLLNFGLAKTTTCKTCNYLLLKDTVICPICGTKQNPQYINYLFLSKSWRNNLMNYKKPCRLDKGGKAIICPVCGNEEITNGPICPICGTYLINKCSGCSVTSEFDDIDDIKYACLESPNGCNMLLPSNARYCTQCGCMSTFYLQDVLSDYTEEFNSESDSKLKAI
- a CDS encoding site-specific integrase, with the protein product MATITKYKIKSGKELWRCVYPGSIDPLTNKVKRTTKRGFKTKAECQKFLNAKLSEIDNHGYSSNENLRYKDVYGYFFDSYKNTVKESTLNRVEGLFKHHIIPSLGKYEIKKITTPMCQEAVNQWSLKFSSFKMIKYYASMVFKEAVRLRIIFENPMDLIVMPRKKAKIDDKPLNFWTKEETAKFFDQLYKTYSDHNQKAIAAFRVLFFTGMRKGELLALQVSDIDFKNKTLSINKSVSRGIDNVPIIDTPKTKTSIRTIGLDEQTLKILKSWISFLRKDMLARGYNIDTEPNQLLFPNTENKSLSLTKINKWLQFIIDEYNKTHKDELKRINVHGIRHTACSLMLESGSSIKAVQLQLGHSDTSQIMKVYWHISTKTQLDTVNNLAKFVNF
- a CDS encoding glycosyltransferase family 2 protein is translated as MKNQLISIVLPVFNEEAGIQATIDTLLNYIEQQEENYELIFVDDGSKDKSVEIIKRALAQNDHIKLVEFSRNFGHQLAITAGLEYTKGDAVVVMDADLQDPPEVIPQMIKKWREGYQIVYGKRMQRDGETIFKKFTAKMFYRTFQKLATINMPLDTGDFRLMDRRAVQQLLKLHEKDPFVRGQVTWIGFKQTSVLYHRQERIAGETKYPLSKMIKLAVDGITSFSMKPLHFVNLFSVVPLTSGVFSLGYLIATSNYSFASIGITVLLFTLGLLMLSIGILGSYLGRVLDQVNNRPRFIVSKTEGFEERNKGIHHFSARQINN
- the glnA gene encoding type I glutamate--ammonia ligase, with product MQQYTAEDITKMVKDENVEFICLMFTDINGIIKNVEVPVSQLDKVLANKITFDGSSIDGFTRIEESDMLLHPDLSTWLIFPWGEEHGKVARLICDIYKTDGTPFEGDPRVNLKRIIKKMHDMGYTHFNIGPEPEFFLFNTDEHGNPTLHLNDDGSYFDFSPVDLGVNVRKDIVLGLEKMGFEVEASHHEVAPGQQEIDFKYQDAISAADSIETFKLVVKTIAKEHGLYATFMPKPVQGINGSGMHINMSLFNGDDNIFDDANDMLSPTAKKFMSGLLKHARALTAVNNPTVNSYKRLVPGYEAPTYIAWSSKNRSPLIRVPAAKGKSKRIEMRSVDPTTNPYLAIACILDAGLDGIASGYDLMPEVKDNIYEMSEEKRREEGIVDLPSTLHNSLKALRKDEYVQQSLGKGLSNSFFAAKNAEWARYQQTVSQWERDTYMSQY
- a CDS encoding GMP reductase is translated as MQVFDYEDIQLIPNKCIVDSRSECDTTIKFGPKTFKIPVVPANMQTIIDENLAEKLATNGYFYVMHRFEPETRIDFIKTMNQKDLFTSISVGIKKDEYTFIDQVVSEHLKPDYITIDVAHGHSDRVIDMIKYIKNKLPDTFLIAGNVGTPEAVRELENAGADATKVGIGPGKVCITKLKTGFGTGGWQLAALRLCAKAASKPIIADGGVRNDGDIAKSVRFGADMVMIGSLLAGHKESPGKIIEKDGQKYKAYFGSASQYQKGEYKNVEGKRMLVPYKGEIMDTLTEMKQDLQSSISYAGGKDLSSLRKVDYVIVKNSIYNGDVY
- a CDS encoding TetR/AcrR family transcriptional regulator, with the translated sequence MDQNLKIQAAFLELLEHEPIAEITIFEIADKCQIARRTIFEKYSDKYQILQAIEDDIFSQLSSTKKDTYRVDTQEFDGDDRILKILKLVYENKKVISLLLGDYGDPRFHERFITYLAQKGLKVIENSSEFNDLDQRQKELLIQYISSALVGLIAYWVKHPEMTVEELHSFFEKLFLNGITSLTAK